A genome region from Chiroxiphia lanceolata isolate bChiLan1 chromosome 5, bChiLan1.pri, whole genome shotgun sequence includes the following:
- the LOC116786777 gene encoding endonuclease domain-containing 1 protein-like, whose translation MLWLLLLQVWVSCLWLGHGEVVDSFASCPEFFYGDTPPDKALKPQNPAWICQTLKNQRFFATLYDKDRRIPVYSAYKYEPGKVVKNHTWTVEPQLIRSNLPKEMQTVQTLERQYNISKAEIMQSQAVNTDYEKSGWDRGHLNPNGHHDTPDSRNVTYTLTNIVPMNATLNRGSWKNYEQQTMRQKTKKCQTDKIFVIVGAVPGNSSIANGRVNVPSYIWSGACCKTTNNTVSAWAAVAENNQDQVWDLTLGDLENSLAQLKAVGRGWLRLPTGVVESPLLERLKPQVDMILDNLL comes from the exons atgctgtggctgctgctgctgcaggtctgGGTGAGCTGCCTCTGGCTGGGACATGGCGAGGTGGTGGATTCCTTTGCAAGTTGTCCTGAGTTCTTCTACGGTGACACCCCCCCAGATAAAGCCCTGAAGCCTCAGAACCCAGCCTGGATCTGCCAGACCTTAAAAAACCAGCGTTTCTTTGCTACTTTGTACGACAAAGACAGGCGTATTCCCGTGTATTCTGCTTATAAATACGAGCCTGGAAAGGTCGTCAAAAACCACACATGGACAGTTGAGCCCCAG CTGATACGTTCAAATTTGCCCAAAGAGATGCAAACAGTGCAGACCCTTGAACGTCAATACAACATCAGCAAAGCTGAAATCATGCAAAGCCAGGCTGTCAACACAGACTATGAGAAGAGTGGTTGGGATCGTGGCCATTTGAACCCCAATGGCCACCACGACACCCCGGACAGCAGGAATGTGACCTACACCCTCACCAACATAGTGCCCATGAATGCAACACTCAACCGAGGCTCCTGGAAAAACTACGAGCAGCAAACGATGCGCCAGAAAACCAAGAAATGTCAAACTGACAAAATCTTCGTCATTgtgggggctgtgcctgggaacTCCTCCATCGCCAATGGGAGGGTTAATGTACCCAGCTACATCTGGTCCGGTGCCTGCTGCAAGACCACGAACAACACCGTGAGTGCTTGGGCAGCTGTGGCCGAGAACAACCAGGACCAGGTCTGGGACCTCACTCTGGGGGACCTGGAGAACAGTTTGGCCCAGCT GAAGGCTGTGGGACGCGGGTGGCTCAGGTTGCC
- the LOC116786716 gene encoding endonuclease domain-containing 1 protein-like, producing the protein MLWLLLLQIWVSCLWLGHSEVVTSFESSCPQFFFRETPPNEALEPENPAWICQRYKNQYFFATLYDRKERIPVYSAYIYEPGPGKRPQGWLVEPQLMGPTYPKTMEKEWTLINHYNVSLEKLSESQAILQDYKNLTGLNRGHLNPNGHHFNYSSRMATFTLTNIVPQDEKLNGGAWNNYEQRTMIRNTQGCDTTYVIVGAVPGNNYIAKGRVNKPSYIWSSACCVVDNNHRKAWAVIAENDQNQVQLLTLGELEDTLTQLYGRGQVSLFDSECPRE; encoded by the exons atgctgtggctgctgctgctgcagatctGGGTGAGCTGCCTCTGGTTGGGACACAGCGAGGTGGTGACGTCCTTTGAAAGTTCATGTCCTCAGTTTTTCTTCCGGGAGACTCCCCCAAATGAAGCCCTGGAGCCAGAGAACCCAGCCTGGATCTGCCAACGCTACAAGAACCAGTATTTCTTTGCCACCTTGTACGACAGAAAGGAGCGTATTCCTGTGTACTCTGCTTACATCTACGAGCCTGGACCTGGCAAACGACCTCAAGGGTGGCTGGTTGAGCCCCAG CTGATGGGCCCAACCTATCCCAAAACTATGGAAAAAGAGTGGACGCTCATAAATCATTACAATGTCAGCTTAGAGAAACTCAGCGAGAGCCAGGCTATTCTCCAAGACTACAAGAACCTGACGGGTTTGAACCGGGGCCATTTGAACCCCAATGGCCATCACTTCAACTACAGCAGCAGGATGGCTACCTTCACCCTCACCAACATAGTTCCACAGGATGAGAAACTCAACGGCGGCGCCTGGAACAACTACGAGCAGCGAACGATGATCAGGAACACCCAGGGCTGTGACACCACCTACGTCATCGTGGGTGCTGTGCCCGGGAACAACTATATTGCCAAGGGAAGGGTTAATAAGCCCAGCTACATCTGGTCGAGTGCCTGCTGCGTGGTGGACAACAACCACAGGAAGGCTTGGGCAGTCATTGCCGAGAACGACCAGAACCAGGTCCAGCTCCTCACGCTGGGGGAGCTCGAGGACACGTTGACTCAGCTCTATGGGAGGGGACAGGTTTCTCTGTTTGACAGTGAATGTCCCCGGGAATAA
- the LOC116786715 gene encoding LOW QUALITY PROTEIN: uncharacterized protein LOC116786715 (The sequence of the model RefSeq protein was modified relative to this genomic sequence to represent the inferred CDS: inserted 3 bases in 2 codons; deleted 1 base in 1 codon) — protein sequence MLWLLLLQVWASCLWLGHSEVVTSFESSCXFLWQYSPDKALEPQNPTWICQSYNRYSYANLYDINRRIPVTLLTSTMYSAYIYKPGTGKRPQTWWVEPQLTGSNYTRTVGKGSTLLHVHNVSLEKLSESQAVLQDYRNLMDLSWGHLNSNGHHLEYNSRIATFTLTNIVPQDEKPNSSVWKNYXQQMLIRKTQGCTTTYIIVGAVPGNIAKEYAWEYCQGRVNKPSYTWSSACLDKNSKDMEPWVVITESDKSQVLELKMGQLKAMLTRLCGRGQVSLFHSICPWE from the exons atgctgtggctgctgctgctgcaggtctgGGCGAGCTGCCTCTGGCTGGGACACAGTGAGGTGGTGACATCCTTTGAAAGTTCATG TTTTTTGTGGCAATACTCCCCAGATAAAGCCCTGGAGCCTCAGAACCCAACCTGGATCTGCCAGAGCTACAACAGGTATTCCTATGCCAACCTGTATGACATAAACAGGCGTATTCCTGTG ACTCTGCTTACATCTACCATGTACTCTGCTTACATCTACAAGCCTGGAACTGGCAAGAGACCTCAAACATGGTGGGTTGAGCCCCAG CTGACGGGTTCAAATTATACCAGAACTGTGGGAAAAGGGTCGACCCTTTTACATGTTCACAATGTCAGCTTAGAGAAACTCAGCGAGAGCCAGGCTGTCCTCCAAGACTACAGGAACCTGATGGATTTGAGCTGGGGCCATTTAAACTCCAATGGCCATCACCTCGAGTACAACAGTAGGATAGCTACCTTCACCCTCACAAACATAGTGCCACAGGATGAGAAACCCAACAGCAGTGTCTGGAAAAATT AGCAGCAAATGCTGATCAGGAAGACCCAGGGCTGTACCACCACCTACATCATCGTGGGTGCTGTGCCTGGAAACATTGCCAAGGAATATGCCTGGGAATATTGCCAAGGCAGAGTTAATAAACCCAGCTACACCTGGTCGAGTGCCTGCCTCGATAAGAATTCCAAGGACATGGAACCTTGGGTGGTCATTACCGAGAGTGACAAGAGCCAGGTCCTGGAACTCAAGATGGGCCAGCTGAAAGCCATGTTGACACGGCTCTGTGGGAGGGGACAAGTGTCTCTGTTCCACAGTATCTGCCCCTGGGAATAA